From Bacillus sp. FSL K6-3431, the proteins below share one genomic window:
- a CDS encoding exodeoxyribonuclease III: MKLVSWNVNGIRACVKKGFLDYFHEVNADIFCLQETKCQEGQIELNLDGYYQYWNSAVKKGYSGTAVFTKKKPLSVKYGVGLAEEEIEGRIITLEYEGFYLVNVYTPNAQRDLARLGYRLSWEDELLGYIKELDQIKPVVYCGDLNVAHQDIDLRNAKSNQGNSGVTKEERGKMTHLLEQGFIDSYRYFYPEREGVYSWWSYMSKVRERNIGWRIDYFIVSERLANNLVDAQIHCDIMGSDHCPVALEVKIN; this comes from the coding sequence TTGAAACTTGTATCGTGGAATGTAAATGGCATTCGAGCTTGTGTGAAGAAAGGGTTTCTAGATTATTTTCATGAAGTAAATGCAGATATTTTCTGTCTTCAGGAAACAAAATGTCAAGAGGGACAAATCGAATTAAATTTAGACGGCTATTATCAATACTGGAATTCAGCTGTTAAAAAAGGATATTCTGGAACAGCTGTATTTACTAAGAAAAAACCACTTTCCGTAAAATATGGTGTTGGCCTTGCGGAAGAAGAAATAGAAGGAAGAATTATTACATTAGAATATGAGGGATTTTACCTAGTAAATGTCTATACTCCCAACGCACAAAGAGATTTAGCTAGATTGGGTTACCGTTTATCTTGGGAAGATGAATTACTAGGCTATATTAAAGAGCTAGATCAAATCAAACCTGTAGTCTATTGTGGTGATTTGAACGTGGCTCATCAGGACATTGATTTAAGAAATGCGAAGTCTAATCAGGGAAACTCCGGAGTGACAAAAGAGGAACGTGGGAAGATGACTCATTTACTTGAGCAAGGATTTATTGATAGCTATCGATATTTTTATCCAGAGCGAGAAGGTGTATATTCTTGGTGGTCATACATGAGTAAGGTCAGAGAAAGGAATATCGGCTGGCGTATTGATTATTTTATTGTATCTGAGCGTTTAGCGAATAACTTAGTAGATGCCCAGATTCATTGTGACATCATGGGAAGTGATCATTGTCCCGTGGCACTAGAAGTAAAAATAAACTAA
- a CDS encoding metal-dependent hydrolase gives MDGKTHFIVGGIVGIGVGKYVGVDLPTAVSLTLLGGCVGLVPDLDVKGTLSKRISLNKKWLILLLGLFGLLLIAYSFDNAPGIERWIGLGAGIVLLTFPSVFVKQKMMLLLTGLAALMAGFAMQSIWLIMLGIYISIASRLPHRSLTHSIIGLTYFSGIGYYLEQDLQVEGIMLVCILSYASHLVLDMKWLPGNRKGIKLFQPFFKIEM, from the coding sequence ATGGATGGAAAAACGCATTTTATTGTAGGTGGGATTGTAGGTATTGGTGTGGGGAAATATGTAGGAGTGGATTTACCTACCGCAGTTTCACTTACGCTTTTGGGAGGCTGTGTCGGATTAGTACCTGATTTGGATGTAAAAGGAACATTATCCAAAAGAATATCGTTGAATAAAAAGTGGCTTATATTATTATTAGGATTATTCGGGTTATTATTAATTGCATACAGTTTCGATAATGCTCCAGGAATAGAACGGTGGATCGGCTTGGGTGCAGGAATCGTATTGCTTACCTTTCCCTCCGTATTTGTTAAGCAAAAAATGATGCTATTGCTGACCGGACTCGCCGCATTAATGGCAGGATTTGCTATGCAAAGTATCTGGCTCATTATGCTAGGTATTTATATTAGCATCGCTTCAAGACTCCCCCATCGCTCCTTAACCCATTCCATAATTGGATTAACTTATTTTAGCGGTATTGGTTACTATTTGGAACAGGATTTACAAGTTGAGGGCATTATGCTAGTTTGCATCTTAAGCTACGCAAGTCATTTAGTTTTAGATATGAAATGGCTTCCAGGTAACAGAAAAGGTATTAAGTTATTCCAGCCTTTTTTTAAAATAGAAATGTAA